Part of the Flavobacterium okayamense genome, TGATTTTACATCTTACATAGTTGTTGATGTTCATGAAAACGGAAAAACTGAAAATATTAAAGATTTAACAATTTCAATTGTTAATGAAAAGGGAGAAGATATTTTAAATGTTGGAAATGTTTATAGTTGGAATGGAGCGAATAAGCCTTTGGTATTTACCCAAAATTACCTAATTAATAAAGAAAACGAAAAAGAAAGATACTTTTTTCCGTATGCAAAAGATCAATATTTTTTATCTGTGAATAATACATTTCCAGCTGATAATTTCAGTGTTAAAATACAAGATAGTAAAGGCTTGTATAAGCCTCAAATAGTAGCGTTGCAGAGTTTTAACATGTATATTTTATGTTCTTCAGAAAACGAAAAGGCTAAGATGTTTGGTAGACGAACAAATAGTCCTGTTGAAGTTATTTTAGAAAAAAACTAATATTTAAAATTTGGATATTTAAAATAAAAGTATTTAAATTTGCAGAGTTAAAATAACAGAAAATATGTTTTTAAATCAATTACATCATCATCATCATTTTTTCCACGCTCAAGCGATGTAGTGATGTTATGTAATTAATCATATATAAAACTAGTAACCCGTTTGAGTACATCAAGCGGGTTTTTTATTTACTGATAGTTTTAAATCTCCTTGGTGTACTCATTTTAAAAATTAATTAAATTTAAAATGAACACGTTAAAAATTGCTATTCAAAAATCAGGTCGTTTACACGATGAAAGTATCCAAATTCTAAAAGATTGTGGTATTTCAGTTTATAATGGAAACGACCAGCTTAAAGTTACTGCTTCTAATTTTCCTTTAGAAGTGTATTATTTACGAAATTCAGATATTCCTCAATATTTAATAGATGGAGTTGTAGATGTAGCTATAGTTGGCGATAATTTGTTAGTTGAGAAAGGAGCTAATATTCAAGTAGCTGAAAAATTAGGTTTCTCTAAATGTAAGGTTTCGGTAGCAGTTCCTAAGAATTTCGAGTACAATTCCATCCAAGATTTAAACGGATTACGTGTGGCAACTTCGTATCCAAAAACTGTTGTTGACTATTTTACATCAAAAGGAATTACGGTAGATATTCACCAAATTTCAGGTTCAGTTGAAATTGCTCCAAATATTGGACTTTCCGATGTCATTGTGGATATCGTTTCTTCTGGAAGTACACTTTTTAAAAACGGATTAAAAGAAGTGGAAATCATTTTAAAAAGTGAAGCTGTATTAGCGGTTTCACCAAAAATTTCAGATGATTCAAAAATATTATTAGAAAAACTTCAATTTAGAATTCAATCCGTTTTGCGTTCAAGAAAATCAAAATACATTTTAATGAATGTTCCCAATGATAAAATTTCAGAAGTAAGTTCTATTCTACCTGTTTTAAAAAGTCCAACAATTATGCCTTTAGCAGAAGAAGGTTGGAGTAGTCTACATTCCGTAATTGATGAAGGGCAATTTTGGGAAGTTATCGACCAACTAAAACAAGCAGGTGCAGAAGGTATTTTAGTTTGTCCAATTGAAAAAATGGTATTATAATTTTAAAACTCACAACTATGCAAATCATATTTAACCCCAAAAAAGAATCTTGGTCAGAATTATTAAAAAGACCCACACAATCCTTTGAAGATATTGAAGAAACCGTAAAAGGAATTTTTAAAGAAATCCAACAAAAAGGAGATGTGGCTGTTCAAAAATATACGTCTTTATTTGATGGAACTTGTATTGAAAATATTTTAGTCTCTCAAGAAGAAATAAATGAAGCTATTTCTTTAGTTTCAAATGAATTAAAAGAAGCAATTGAAGTTGCAAAAAATAATATTTATAATTTTCACACAGCTCAAAAAACTGAAAAACTTGAAGTTATCACAACCAATGGAGTAAGTTGTTGGCAAGAAAAAAGACCCATTCAAAAAGTAGGCTTATATATTCCAGGCGGTTCAGCACCTTTATTTTCTACCGTATTAATGTTGGCTTTACCAGCTCAAATTGCTGGTTGTAAAGAAATTGTGCTATGTACACCACCAAATAAGGAAGGAAAAATAAATCCAGCCATTTTATACACAGCTCAATTATGTGGCGTGACAAAAATCTTTAAAGTTGGTGGTATTCAAGCTATCGGTGCTTTGACATTCGGAACTGAAACGATACCTAAAGTCTATAAAATTTTCGGACCTGGAAATCAATTTGTAACTGTGGCTAAGCAATATGCAACCCAATTTGGTGTAGGTATTGATATGCCAGCTGGTCCAAGTGAATTATTAGTATATGCAGATGAATCAGCAAATGCAGCTTTCGTTGCTTCTGATTTATTGAGTCAGGCAGAACACGGAAAGGATAGTCAAGTAATTCTAGTTACAACGTCAAAGGATATTCTTAAGAAAGTTGAAAATGAAATAACAAAGCAAATTGAAGAATTACCACGAAAAGAAATTGCTAAAGTTGCTATTGAAAATTCTAGGCTATTTTGCGTTACAAATGAAAAGGTAGCTTTAGAGTTAATAAATGAATATGCACCGGAACACTTTATTGTTTGTTCAAAAAATGAAGATTTCTTTGTTAGCGGAATAGAAAATGCGGGTTCTATATTTATTGGAAATAACACACCTGAAAGCGCGGGAGATTATGCTTCAGGAACCAATCATACCTTACCAACAAATGGTTATGCAAAAACATATAGTGGCGTAAATTTAGATAGTTTTATGAAGGCGATGACCTTCCAAAAGATTACTGAAGAAGGAATGCTAAATATTGGAAAAAGTATTGAAATCATGGCTGAATCAGAAGGATTACAAGCACACAAAAATGCAGTTTCACTACGTTTAAAAGAACTAATAAAATGAAAAGTTTTGATTTAAATAAATTGGTGCGTTCAAATGTGAAAACTGTAAAACCGTATTCTTCGGCAAGAGACGATTTTAAAGATTTTGAACAAGAAATGATCTTTTTGGATGCAAATGAAAATCCGTTTTCAAATGGAATGAATCGTTATCCCGATCCGCAACAAAAAGAATTAAAATACATACTTGCCGATAGAAATAATGTATCTAAAGATAATATCCTTATTGGAAATGGAAGTGATGAAGTTTTAGATTTACTTTTTAGAGCCTTTTGCGAACCTAATCGTGATAATATTATAACCTTACCCCCAACTTATGGTATGTATAGCGTTTTAGCGGGTATAAATGCAATTGAAAATAGAGAAGTTTTACTAACAAATGATTTTCAACCAAATGTAGATTCAATTATTCAAGCAATTGATGAAAATACAAAAATCATTTTTTTGTGTTCACCTAACAACCCAACAGGTAATTCGTTTTCAGATGAAGCAATCTTAAAAATCATGAATAATTTCAACGGATTAGTTGTTATTGATGAAGCTTATATCGATTTTTCAAAAGATGAAAGTTGGCTTAGTGTTTTAGCGGATTGTCCAAATCTTGTAATTACACAAACGCTTTCAAAAGCTTATGCAATGGCGGGTTTACGAATAGGTATTCTATATGCATCTACAGATATTATTTCAATTATAAATAAGATAAAACCGCCTTACAATATTAATATTCTCTCTCAAGAATCAGCATTAAAAAAGTTGGAACAAAGTACAATGCCTTTTCAAGTTAAAAAACTAATATCAGAGAGAAAAAAACTGAAAAAAGAACTTGAAAAAACCTCTTTTGTAGAGAAAGTTTTTCCTTCCGACGCCAATTTTATTTTAATAAAGGTTGATGATGCCAATTATCGTTACCAACAGTTTATTGATAACGGAATTGTAGTTAGAAATAGAACGAATCAGCCATTGTGTGAAAATTGTTTGCGAATTAGCATTGGTTTAAAAGAAGAAAATGAAAAATTAATCCAGGTTATTAAAAAAATAGATTATGCTAAAGAAAATATTGTTTATTGATAGAGACGGAACCATGATTAAAGAAGTGTCGGATTTTCAAATCGATGCTTTTGAAAAAATGTATTTCTATCCGAAATGTCTAACCTATTTGGGTAAAATAGCTAGAGAATTAGATTATGAATTGGTTTTAGTTACCAATCAAGATGGATTAGGGACTACAATTTTCCCGGAAGATACTTTTTGGCCGGTTCATAATTTCATCATTAAAACATTTGAAGGGGAAGGAGTTGTTTTTGCCAATCAATGTATCGATAAAAGTTTTCCTGAAGATAATGCACCTACACGCAAACCTAGAACAGGAATGTTAATAGAATATATAAATAATCCTGACTATGATTTGGAAAATTCTTTTGTGATAGGTGATCGAATCACTGATGTGGAATTGGCTAAGAATTTAGGTTGTAAAGCAATATTCATAAACGATGGAATTCAAGCAGGAACAAATGAAGTTGAAAATTCATTAGAAGAACTTCAAAAATCAATTGCTTTAGAAAATAATGATTGGGAAAAAATTTATGAATTTTTAAAACTACAAGATCGTTCGGCTTCTATAATTCGTAAAACAAATGAAACAGATATTGCCATTACCTTAAATCTAGACGGAACTGGAAAGAGTACTATTGATACAGGAATTGCCTTTTTCGATCATATGTTAGACCAAATAGCACGTCACGGACAAATGGATTTAGATATTAAAGTCAAAGGTGATTTAGAAGTTGATGAACACCATACCATTGAAGATACAGCTATTGCTTTAGGAGAAGTTTTTTCAAAAGCTTTAGGTACTAAATTAGGAATCGAACGCTACGGATTTTGTTTGCCTATGGACGATTGTTTAGCACAAGTAACCATCGATTTTGGAGGTAGAAATTGGTTGGTTTGGGATGCTGATTTCAAACGCGAAATGATTGGTCAAATGCCAACCGAAATGTTTTATCACTTTTTCAAATCTTTTACTGATGGTGCAAAAGCAAATCTCAATATAAAAGCTGAAGGTACAAACGAACACCATAAGATTGAAGCTATTTTTAAAGCCTTTGCTAAAGCAATTAAAGTGGCTGTAAAAAGAGATCCAGAAAAAATGATTTTACCTTCAACTAAAGGAATGTTATAATGAAAATAGCCATAATAGATTACGGAGCTGGAAATGTACAAAGTGTATTATTTGCTTTAAATAGATTAGGGTATGAAGGTGAAGTTACTTCAAATTGGGAAGTTATTTCAAATGCCGATAAAGTTATTTTTCCTGGCGTTGGCGAAGCTTCAAGTGCAATGAAAATGATTCTGAATTTAGGATTGGATAAGTTAATTCCAACGTTAAACCAACCTGTTTTAGGTATTTGTTTAGGTATGCAATTGCTATGTAATTACTCTGAAGAAGGAAATGCCAAAGGTTTAGGAATTTTTGATATTGATGTTGTAAAGTTCACAAGCGAAGTAAAAGTTCCGCAAATGGGCTGGAACACGATTAAAAATTTAAAATCAGATTTGTTTAAAGATATTAAAGAAGACGAATTTATGTATCTAGTTCATAGTTACTATGTTCCAAAATGTGAATATGCAATCGCTACAACTGAATACGGAATAGAATATACCACAGCAATACATAAAGACAATTTTTATGGCGTACAATTTCACCCAGAAAAAAGCGGAATTTATGGAGAGCAAATATTAAAAAACTTCTTAATTCTTAATTCTAAAATCTAAATTCAAAATGAGAATAATTCCAGCTATAGATATCATCGATGGAAAATGCGTAAGGCTATCGAAAGGTGATTACAATACAAAAAAAATATATAACGAAAACCCATTAGAAGTTGCCAAAGAATTTGAAGCATCAGGCATTCAGTACTTGCATTTAGTTGATTTAGATGGTGCAAAATCGAGTCAAATTGTGAACTACAAAGTTTTGGAACAAATAGCTTTAAAAACTTCATTAAAAATTGATTTTGGTGGAGGCATTAAAACCGATAATGATATTAAAATCGCTTTCGAAAGTGGTGCGAAACAAATTACCGGTGGAAGTATAGCTGTAAAAAATCCAGATGTTTTTAAAAAATGGATTTCTGAATATGGAGCTGATGCTATTATCCTTGGCGCTGATGCTGCTGATGAAAAAATAGCTATTTCAGGTTGGTTAGAAGAATCTACTGAAGAAGTTATTCCATTTATTCAAAAATACCAACAAGAAGGTATTGAATATGTTATTTGTACAGACATTTCTAAAGATGGCATGTTACAAGGTCCAAGTTTTGATTTATACAAAAAGATTTTAGATTCTGATTTGTCAAATCGAGCGGAGTCGAGATTAAAATTAATCGCTTCTGGAGGAATTTCCACTTTCGACGAACTACCAAAATTAGTAGAATTAGGTTGCGAGGGAACAATAATTGGAAAAGCAATTTACGAAAACAGAATCAGTTTAAAACAATTAGAAAATTACATTTTAAACAACTAAAAATGCTAACAAAAAGAATAATTTCATGTCTGGATATTAAAAACGGACGCACCGTAAAAGGTATTAATTTCTTAGAATTGCGCGATGCTGGCGATCCTGTAGAGTTGGCAAAAAAATACGCCGATACCATGGCGGATGAATTGGTATTCTTAGATATTTCAGCTACAGAAGAACGCAGAAAGACATTAGTCGATTTGGTAAGAAAAGTAGCCGAAACGATAAACATTCCCTTTACTGTTGGTGGTGGAATTTCTTCTGTGGAAGATGTAGATATATTGTTGAGAAATGGAGCCGATAAAGTTTCTATCAATTCTTCGGCAGTAAAAAGACCTCAATTAATAAATGAAATCGCAGCTAAATATGGAAGCCAGTGTACAGTTGTAGCTATAGATGCCAAAAAAATTAATGGCGAATGGATGGTACATTTAGTTGGTGGTAAAGTTCCAACTGAATTGAATTTATTCGATTGGGCTAAAGAAGTTGAAGAAAGAGGCGCAGGCGAAATTTTATTTACTTCTATGAATAACGATGGAACTAAAAATGGCTTTGCCAATGAAGCTTTGGCTAAACTTTCTGAAATTGTAAATATTCCAATCATAGCTTCTGGTGGTGCTGGAACTATGCAACATTTTGCCGATACTTTTATCGTAGGAAAAGCTGATGCTGCTTTAGCCGCAAGTGTTTTTCATTACCACGAAATTGATATTCCAGAATTGAAAGAATTTTTAAAACAACAAAATATTAACATTAGACTATAATTGTCCCCTTGAGGATTATTGCGAAAGCAATAGAGGGGTGTAAAAGAATATAATTATGATAAATTTCACAAAATATACAGACGGTTTAGTACCAACAATAATTCAAGATAATGAAACCAAAAACGTATTAATGTTGGGTTTTATGAACCAAGAAGCATTAGATAAAACAATAACCACAAAAAAAGTAACTTTCTTTAGTCGTACTAAAAATAGATTATGGACAAAAGGCGAGGAGAGTGGCAACTTTTTAAACTTAGTAAGTTATGCGATTGATTGTGATAACGATACGTTGTTGCTAAAAGTAAATCCTATGGGGCCAACATGTCACAAAGGTTCTGATACTTGTTGGAACGAACAAAACAATCAAGAGTATGGGTTTTTATCAAAATTAGAAAACACAATTACAGCGCGTAAAGAAAACGCTTCAGCTGAAAAGAGTTATGTAGCTTCTCTTTTTGAAAAAGGAATAAATAAAATCGCCCAAAAAGTTGGGGAAGAAGCCGTTGAGGTCGTTATTGAAGCAAAGGACAACAATGACGATTTATTCTTGAACGAAAGCGCCGATTTATTGTTTCACTATTTAATTTTATTGCAAGCAAAAGGTTTTCAGTTAAATGATGTAGTAGATGTATTGAAGGGAAGAGAGAAGTAATTTAAAACATAAAAAACCATTCACCTTCACAAATTAATCCGTACACTTGGGCTTCTTTATTCATGTCCCAATACAATTCAATTTGATTAAAACTCATACCCATTTCTAAATAAGAAATGTAAATGTTTAGTATTGTAAATAAGATTAAAACTAAAGTGATTAACCTGTAGGAATAAATTATAAATTTATTGTTATTTGAAATCTTTATAATTTTTAAAATTATTAATCTCAATCCAATTAAAATTATTGTCCAAAATAAAGTATTCAAAATTATTCCGGTTAAACTAAAATAATATTCTAAGGAACTTCCTAAAGATTCTTGTTTAAAGATGAAAGGATTTCCGTAATAATCAGGAAACATTTCGTTTGAACCTTTACAAGTATATTCAACACCAAAAAGTAAAGACAAACCAATTCCTAATCCAATAAAAATTAAGGTGAAATATTTAATAATGTTTTTAAAGTTCAAAATAAGTTTTGGTAATTACTTATGAATTTATTTTGCTATAGTTTTTTATTCTTTTCTATTTCAGTTAGATTTTGATCAATCATTTTCTTTTCAGCTAATCGCTCACCTTTCCAGAAAAACCTTTTTCCAATCTTTTTTAAATGTTTATGCCATTCAGAATGAGTTGTTAATTGACCTTTTCGTTTATTTCCCATTTGTTAAAAATATTAAACTTTCTTTTATGAATTATTTCAAAACTAATAAAGAAAGTAGCCTACAAAAGACAAAGTTTAGAAAATTAGAAAAAAAGTGTGAAATTTTGAATTGATGAAACAATTTTCAGAATATTCCTGAACTAACTCTTATTTGTAACCTTTGTTAGCATTAGTTTTTCTCTTTTAAAGAAACTAATTTTTGAAGTAATATGTCTAATCCATCATATTCAAATTTACAAAAAGTAAATTCTGTTTCTTTATCATTAATTTTTAAATAAATTTCAAAACCATGCTGTTCAGCGAGAATTGTTCCACATGGCCTTTTTTTGCTTTTTTTTCCATTAATTTCGAAATCTCTAACTAATTTAAGAATATTTTTGTTTGCGGTTTGAAATCCTTCAAATTTTCTTTTCGGATTTGATGATATATGACAAAAAATGAGTTTTTCTGCTTTTACATTAATTAATATTTTTCCAACATAATTTCCAAGACAACCTATTTGTTCACGATATTTAATTTCAATATGAATTGAATCATTTTCGTTTATATTAGAACTAATTATTTCTGAAAATATATCTTTTTCATCTATTTGCGATGAGCAAACATTTATAAAGCAGAATATTGCTATTATTATGAATAGATATTTTTTCATAGAATTAAACATAGCATTTTACAGCTAACCTTATTGGCAGCGATTAAAGACTTGCTATAACAAATATAAGTTATTTTGGTTGCCTGTGGCTTTCCGTAGGAAAATCTTATCTCGAGTCATTGAGGCTAACTGCTGTTAGTAGTTCGTACTTTTTTATTCAAATTTCTGGATGTAATTGTCCTTCCACATTCTCTTTGCAAAATTTAATATTTTTGGATGTGATTTCAAAAAATTATCATCAATTTTATATTCACCTCCAAATTTTGAATTACCAAAATCTATTAAGCTATTACCTCTAATTGTATGTTTATTTTCTCCTTCATACATAATGATTTTCATTTCTAAAGAACTTACATCAGAAACACATCCTTTTTGATACATTGACCAAATTTCCGTAATTCCGTTATTATTTAAATCAGTAAATAGATTTGTATTGTCTAAAAAGCCTATAATTAAATCAAAGTCACAATTTTTTTCAAAATCTTGAATTTTCCAATTTAATTCATACTTATTGCTAGTATTGTTCAACAAGAAGTTATATACATAAATACTCTTATCAAATTCATGCTCAATGAACTTAATTTTCTCACTTTGTGTTTCTTCGGTTTGGGTTAAAAGTACTATTTGATTACCTATCTCATCTTTTAGTTTAGTAGCTTTAATAAAATTGCCTTTAAAAGTTAATTCTTTGGGTAATTCATTTACAGAAATATTTTGTGTTGAAATTTTGTTTTCATATTTATCATTTTCAGATAATTTTGAATCATTATTATCAATTTTTTTTTGATTACAACTAATGAAAAATAATAATAATAAAATTGCTCTAATTTGCCTTAATTTCATGTTTCTGTTTAGTATGACTACTAACGACCTGCTAAACGCAGTTCTATGATTTTTGCGTAAATATAAGAAATTTGTTGAGCAATTATCCGATTAAAGGACTTCCGCTTACCAATCGGATAATTGATTGTCCAATAGTAAACGTAGTTTACGTAATTGGTTCAAATTTCGGTTATTGGGAGCAAAAATTATAGGACCAAATTGCATTTAGCTTATGTTAGTGTTATTTCATTATAGTACAACGTCATATTTTGCATTGTCATTATTCTTAAAAATGACCGTCTCAATTAGTCTTCCTAATTCTGCTGCTTTTTTGATGTCCGCATTTACATTCAATCTGAGCACAGGTGCAGGATTTTTTGATTCATATCGAGGTTGGTTGCCGTAATCTGTATCAGTTGTTTCAATTCCATTCTGATTTGCAAATTCTCTCAATGATTCTATATAGGGCAATTGCTCTAATATCATTGCTTCAAATTCAATTTGTAATTTATTTCCTTCTTTCATGAAATATATGCAGTCAATGCCGTTCGAGGTGATTCCAATAAAATCAAATTCTGTTTTACCTGTCTGTAATAAATTAAGTTGACCCTCTAATTCGTCAATCTTAATTTGCTTTGCAATTAAGATTGTATTATTCGAGTTATTATCATTGCTACTATTTGGGTTACTATCATTACGACTATTGCAACCAAATAATTCAAGAAAACCACTTATTATCCCCATAAATATTATATTTTAGTCATTTATTCGAGTAGTCTTTATTCCCACTAACGACCTGCTAAACGCAGTTCTATGATTTTTGAGTAAATATAAGAAATTTGTTGAGCAATTATCCGATTAAAGGACTTCCGCTTACCAATCGGATAATTGATTGTCCAATAGTAAACGTAGTTTACGTTATTGGTTCAAATTTCGGTTATTGGGAGCAAAAATTATAGGACCAAATTGCTTATAGCTTATGTTAGTACACGTTTTCCCTCGATGGGCAGTTAAAGCTGTATTATAGCAAATATTCCAAGCAATTTGGTTTAGCAGGTCGTTAGAACACATTTCTTTTGGGGTGGGATTTAGCGCAGCAAAATATAGCAACAAAAGTCAGCTTTAGCTGAATGTGTTCTAACGGTTTAGCTATGAGCAGTAGCATCCCGAAGGGCATTATTGCTTATAGGTTTTGTTGGCAATAGTTAATTCGTTTGATTTTTGAATTTCATCTGCATGTAAATTGAAGAAGACTTGGCATCAGTAAAATGAATGATTACGGTCGAATCATTTTTCCATGCTACATCTAATGGTCCCCAATTTTTTGAAAGTAAATCTATTGGATCGAATTCGAATAGTTTCTTAATCTGACCTTCATCTATATTTAAAAATTGAATACCGTTTGGTGTCCATCCTGCACCAAGATCAATCGCAAAATTGACAGTTGATGAAGCACTCAAATTGGTTGAGAAATTTTTCCCAAATAGTACTAATTCATTACCGTTTCTAGCGTCTATTGCAATAGGATGTCCTGCCTCTAACCAATTTTCCCAGACTACATATAGGTTTGTGGTTGGATCGAAATGTTCGAATGAATATCCATAAAACTGCTCATCTTCTATAGGTTTTCTTAGATTATGGAATTGACCATTATTTAATTTTAGATCTAATGATTGATTTGACAACTCGGATAATAGTTCTCTCTCTATACACTCACTTTTATTCAGTTGCTCGGTATGAGAGTCCAAACTCTTAAAATATTCGAACTCGGTTTTATATGATTCACTAAAGTAAAGATCATATCCTTGATGTTCATGTTTTTCAATCTCAGTATGGTTTGGGTATATTTTTTTTAAATCTAATCCTAGAAAATACAATTCGTTAGATTCATTTCTGATTACCAATGAATTATTGAATAACATAATTGAGTCAATGAAGATATCTTGAACATCTCTCTCGAGACTTTCATCATATGAAATTTCATATATTTCTTTTCTCCAAAGTTCTTTTTGACTTTCAATATCGATTGCTATTATTTCATTTAAAGAAGAAACATATTTGATTT contains:
- the hisH gene encoding imidazole glycerol phosphate synthase subunit HisH; the protein is MKIAIIDYGAGNVQSVLFALNRLGYEGEVTSNWEVISNADKVIFPGVGEASSAMKMILNLGLDKLIPTLNQPVLGICLGMQLLCNYSEEGNAKGLGIFDIDVVKFTSEVKVPQMGWNTIKNLKSDLFKDIKEDEFMYLVHSYYVPKCEYAIATTEYGIEYTTAIHKDNFYGVQFHPEKSGIYGEQILKNFLILNSKI
- the hisG gene encoding ATP phosphoribosyltransferase — encoded protein: MNTLKIAIQKSGRLHDESIQILKDCGISVYNGNDQLKVTASNFPLEVYYLRNSDIPQYLIDGVVDVAIVGDNLLVEKGANIQVAEKLGFSKCKVSVAVPKNFEYNSIQDLNGLRVATSYPKTVVDYFTSKGITVDIHQISGSVEIAPNIGLSDVIVDIVSSGSTLFKNGLKEVEIILKSEAVLAVSPKISDDSKILLEKLQFRIQSVLRSRKSKYILMNVPNDKISEVSSILPVLKSPTIMPLAEEGWSSLHSVIDEGQFWEVIDQLKQAGAEGILVCPIEKMVL
- the hisF gene encoding imidazole glycerol phosphate synthase subunit HisF — protein: MLTKRIISCLDIKNGRTVKGINFLELRDAGDPVELAKKYADTMADELVFLDISATEERRKTLVDLVRKVAETINIPFTVGGGISSVEDVDILLRNGADKVSINSSAVKRPQLINEIAAKYGSQCTVVAIDAKKINGEWMVHLVGGKVPTELNLFDWAKEVEERGAGEILFTSMNNDGTKNGFANEALAKLSEIVNIPIIASGGAGTMQHFADTFIVGKADAALAASVFHYHEIDIPELKEFLKQQNINIRL
- the hisD gene encoding histidinol dehydrogenase, yielding MQIIFNPKKESWSELLKRPTQSFEDIEETVKGIFKEIQQKGDVAVQKYTSLFDGTCIENILVSQEEINEAISLVSNELKEAIEVAKNNIYNFHTAQKTEKLEVITTNGVSCWQEKRPIQKVGLYIPGGSAPLFSTVLMLALPAQIAGCKEIVLCTPPNKEGKINPAILYTAQLCGVTKIFKVGGIQAIGALTFGTETIPKVYKIFGPGNQFVTVAKQYATQFGVGIDMPAGPSELLVYADESANAAFVASDLLSQAEHGKDSQVILVTTSKDILKKVENEITKQIEELPRKEIAKVAIENSRLFCVTNEKVALELINEYAPEHFIVCSKNEDFFVSGIENAGSIFIGNNTPESAGDYASGTNHTLPTNGYAKTYSGVNLDSFMKAMTFQKITEEGMLNIGKSIEIMAESEGLQAHKNAVSLRLKELIK
- the hisIE gene encoding bifunctional phosphoribosyl-AMP cyclohydrolase/phosphoribosyl-ATP diphosphatase HisIE; amino-acid sequence: MMINFTKYTDGLVPTIIQDNETKNVLMLGFMNQEALDKTITTKKVTFFSRTKNRLWTKGEESGNFLNLVSYAIDCDNDTLLLKVNPMGPTCHKGSDTCWNEQNNQEYGFLSKLENTITARKENASAEKSYVASLFEKGINKIAQKVGEEAVEVVIEAKDNNDDLFLNESADLLFHYLILLQAKGFQLNDVVDVLKGREK
- the hisC gene encoding histidinol-phosphate transaminase codes for the protein MKSFDLNKLVRSNVKTVKPYSSARDDFKDFEQEMIFLDANENPFSNGMNRYPDPQQKELKYILADRNNVSKDNILIGNGSDEVLDLLFRAFCEPNRDNIITLPPTYGMYSVLAGINAIENREVLLTNDFQPNVDSIIQAIDENTKIIFLCSPNNPTGNSFSDEAILKIMNNFNGLVVIDEAYIDFSKDESWLSVLADCPNLVITQTLSKAYAMAGLRIGILYASTDIISIINKIKPPYNINILSQESALKKLEQSTMPFQVKKLISERKKLKKELEKTSFVEKVFPSDANFILIKVDDANYRYQQFIDNGIVVRNRTNQPLCENCLRISIGLKEENEKLIQVIKKIDYAKENIVY
- the hisB gene encoding bifunctional histidinol-phosphatase/imidazoleglycerol-phosphate dehydratase HisB; the protein is MLKKILFIDRDGTMIKEVSDFQIDAFEKMYFYPKCLTYLGKIARELDYELVLVTNQDGLGTTIFPEDTFWPVHNFIIKTFEGEGVVFANQCIDKSFPEDNAPTRKPRTGMLIEYINNPDYDLENSFVIGDRITDVELAKNLGCKAIFINDGIQAGTNEVENSLEELQKSIALENNDWEKIYEFLKLQDRSASIIRKTNETDIAITLNLDGTGKSTIDTGIAFFDHMLDQIARHGQMDLDIKVKGDLEVDEHHTIEDTAIALGEVFSKALGTKLGIERYGFCLPMDDCLAQVTIDFGGRNWLVWDADFKREMIGQMPTEMFYHFFKSFTDGAKANLNIKAEGTNEHHKIEAIFKAFAKAIKVAVKRDPEKMILPSTKGML
- a CDS encoding M949_RS01915 family surface polysaccharide biosynthesis protein produces the protein MKLRQIRAILLLLFFISCNQKKIDNNDSKLSENDKYENKISTQNISVNELPKELTFKGNFIKATKLKDEIGNQIVLLTQTEETQSEKIKFIEHEFDKSIYVYNFLLNNTSNKYELNWKIQDFEKNCDFDLIIGFLDNTNLFTDLNNNGITEIWSMYQKGCVSDVSSLEMKIIMYEGENKHTIRGNSLIDFGNSKFGGEYKIDDNFLKSHPKILNFAKRMWKDNYIQKFE
- the hisA gene encoding 1-(5-phosphoribosyl)-5-[(5-phosphoribosylamino)methylideneamino]imidazole-4-carboxamide isomerase — protein: MRIIPAIDIIDGKCVRLSKGDYNTKKIYNENPLEVAKEFEASGIQYLHLVDLDGAKSSQIVNYKVLEQIALKTSLKIDFGGGIKTDNDIKIAFESGAKQITGGSIAVKNPDVFKKWISEYGADAIILGADAADEKIAISGWLEESTEEVIPFIQKYQQEGIEYVICTDISKDGMLQGPSFDLYKKILDSDLSNRAESRLKLIASGGISTFDELPKLVELGCEGTIIGKAIYENRISLKQLENYILNN